The Primulina huaijiensis isolate GDHJ02 chromosome 12, ASM1229523v2, whole genome shotgun sequence genome has a window encoding:
- the LOC140990618 gene encoding caffeoylshikimate esterase-like, protein MKYTHPVAEANETSPFGSLTPEEFYTRHSVDHGSAYITSKQNLKLFTQWWTPIQQQTPLKGIVCVVHGYTGETSWFLQLTSVHFAKHGFAVCAIDHFGHGFSEGLIAHLPDMNLVVDECVLFFNSFRARYEPDLPAFMYAESLGGAIALLITLRRDGILPDRKFAGVVLNGAMCGISDKFKPPWPLEHFLSLAAFLVPTWCVVPTRGSIPGVSFKVEWKRKLAFASPRRPLLRPRAATAQELLRVCRDLQGKFHEVDVPFLIVHGGEDIVCDPACAEELYSRASSKDKTLRIYPGMWHQLAGEPDENVELVFGEVVDWLVTRSVRRG, encoded by the exons ATGAAATACACTCACCCTGTAGCCGAAGCCAACGAGACGAGCCCCTTTGGCTCGCTGACGCCGGAGGAGTTCTACACGCGCCACTCTGTCGACCACGGTTCTGCTTACATCACCAGCAAGCAGAACCTCAAGCTCTTCACCCAGTGGTGGACCCCCATACAGCAGCAAACCCCGCTCAAAGGCATAGTATGCGTGGTGCACGGGTACACCGGAGAAACCAGCTGGTTCCTGCAGCTCACATCCGTGCACTTTGCCAAGCACGGATTCGCCGTGTGCGCTATCGATCACTTCGGCCACGGCTTCTCCGAAGGCTTAATTGCTCATTTACCGGACATGAACCTCGTTGTGGATGAATGTGTTTTGTTCTTCAACAGTTTCCGCGCGAGGTACGAGCCGGATTTGCCGGCGTTCATGTACGCGGAGTCGCTTGGCGGTGCTATTGCGTTGCTGATAACGCTTCGCCGTGATGGAATTTTACCGGATAGGAAGTTCGCCGGCGTCGTTTTAAACGGGGCTATGTGTGGGATTAGTGATAAGTTTAAGCCACCATGGCCATTGGAGCATTTCCTTTCCCTTGCTGCGTTTTTGGTTCCGACGTGGTGCGTCGTGCCTACTCGCGGCTCCATACCCGGTGTTTCCTTCAAG GTCGAATGGAAGCGAAAGCTGGCATTTGCAAGCCCTAGGAGGCCTTTGTTGAGGCCTCGTGCAGCCACTGCACAAGAACTGTTGAGGGTATGCAGGGACTTGCAAGGGAAGTTCCATGAAGTTGATGTGCCATTTCTGATTGTGCATGGTGGGGAAGACATAGTGTGTGATCCGGCTTGTGCAGAGGAGCTCTACAGCCGCGCGTCCTCCAAGGATAAGACCCTTAGGATCTACCCTGGAATGTGGCACCAGCTAGCGGGAGAACCAGATGAAAATGTGGAGCTTGTGTTTGGGGAGGTTGTGGATTGGCTGGTGACAAGATCTGTGCGTCGCGGTTAA
- the LOC140990561 gene encoding protein disulfide isomerase-like 1-4 — protein sequence MAMKSVMILSVFLYLVCFSITIQSSKPEEDEDLTFLEQDEKNYAESSDSAHPYSHPRDYENYDDLEEDDDLSTYTDDDGSYSAPEVDETHVLILKESNFSEFLQKNRFVMVEFYAPWCGHCQALAPEYAEAAAELKDEEVVLAKIDATEETELAQKFDVQAFPTIYFFVDGIQKPYTGHRTKDSIVSWLKKKIGPILQNITTIEEAQSILASQDILVLGYLESLVASDSEELGAASKLEDDVSFYQTTSSDVAKLFHIDPLIKRPALAVIKKEAEKLSIFDGQFTKSTIADFVFENKLPLVTNLTQESARQVFENPIKKQLILFAASSDSEKFYPIFLEAAKTVKGKLLCVYVELDNEDVGKEVSEYFGVSGAFPKVIAYTGNDDARKFLLDGELTISSIKSFGENFLQDNLRPFYKSDPIPEKNDGDVKIVVGKNFDEIVLDESKDVLLEIYAPWCGHCQSLEPIYNKLGRHLRGIDSLVIAKMDGTTNEHPRAKPDGFPTLLFFPAGNKSFDPITCDTDRTVVAYYKFLKKHASIPFKLQKPASQQRTAASSDSTASYESSSNEVKDEL from the exons atgGCGATGAAATCTGTGATGATTCTTTCAGTTTTTCTGTACTTGGTTTGCTTCAGTATAACTATACAGTCGTCAAAACCTGAGGAAGATGAAGATCTCACTTTTCTTGAGCAAGACGAGAAAAATTATGCCGAATCATCTGATTCAGCTCATCCCTACAGCCATCCGAGAGATTACGAGAATTATGACGATTTAGAGGAAGACGATGATTTGTCGACGTACACGGACGATGATGGCAGCTACAGTGCGCCGGAGGTGGACGAGACCCACGTGCTGATTCTGAAGGAATCGAACTTCAGCGAGTTCCTTCAGAAGAACAGGTTTGTGATGGTGGAGTTTTACGCGCCTTGGTGCGGGCATTGTCAGGCACTGGCCCCGGAGTACGCAGAGGCGGCGGCGGAGCTTAAGGATGAGGAAGTGGTTCTGGCGAAGATTGATGCCACGGAGGAGACGGAGCTGGCGCAGAAGTTCGATGTGCAGGCGTTTCCTACTATTTACTTCTTCGTGGATGGGATTCAAAAACCCTATACTGGGCACCGCACCAA AGATTCTATTGTTTCTTGGTTGAAGAAAAAGATAGGACCGATATTGCAAAATATTACAACGATTGAAGAAGCACAAAGCATTCTGGCATCTCAAGACATATTAGTTTTGGGCTATTTGGAAAGTTTGGTG GCTTCGGATAGTGAGGAACTTGGTGCTGCCTCAAAGCTCGAAGATGATGTTAGCTTTTACCAGACAACATCTTCAGATGTGGCAAAACTCTTCCACATTGATCCTCTCATCAAACGTCCAGCTTTGGCTGTAATTAAAAAAGAAGCTGAAAAACTTAGCATTTTTG ATGGCCAGTTCACCAAGTCAACAATAGCAGACTTTGTATTTGAGAATAAGCTTCCGCTTGTCACCAATTTGACACAAGAGAGTGCAAGACAAGTGTTTGAGAATCCGATCAAGAAACAG tTGATACTTTTTGCCGCTTCCAGTGATTCGGAGAAATTTTATCCAATATTTCTAGAGGCAGCAAAAACTGTCAAGGGAAAG CTTCTATGTGTTTATGTGGAATTGGATAATGAAGATGTTGGGAAAGAAGTCTCCGAATACTTTGGAGTCAGTGGAGCCTTTCCAAAG GTTATCGCATACACAGGAAATGATGATGCCAGGAAGTTTTTATTGGATGGAGAATTGACCATTAGCAGCATCAAG TCTTTTGGAGAGAATTTTTTGCAAGATAATCTTCGGCCCTTCTACAAATCCGATCCTATACCTGAAAAA AATGATGGAGACGTTAAAATAGTGGTGGGCAAGAACTTTGATGAAATCGTGTTGGATGAGTCCAAAGACGTTCTTCTTGAG ATATATGCTCCTTGGTGCGGGCACTGTCAATCTTTAGAACCCATATACAACAAGCTTGGCCGGCATTTGAGAGGTATAGATTCCCTCGTCATCGCCAAGATGGATGGGACAACAAACGAACACCCTCGAGCTAAG CCAGATGGTTTCCCAACTCTTCTGTTCTTCCCAGCTGGCAACAAGAGTTTTGATCCT ATTACTTGTGACACCGACCGCACAGTGGTGGCCTACTACAAATTCTTAAAGAAACACGCATCCATTCCATTCAAGCTTCAGAAACCGGCCTCACAACAGAGAACTGCCGCTTCTTCAGATTCTACTGCAAGCTATGAATCGAGCAGTAATGAGGTGAAGGATGAATTATGA
- the LOC140989198 gene encoding patatin-like protein 6 isoform X3, with amino-acid sequence MACIGVDNVKSYSFGLQEPSIEADKLSYEIFSILESNFLFGCDDHNILVPKQLTQQLGNDVVLKGEDGFQAMKDQRWKTCILSIDGGGMQNILSGKALSFLEAALKSKSGNPNARIADYFDVAAGAGVGGIFTAMLFATNDQNHPIFHADDTWKFLESESEKTCHAAKTRNNKGNILKRFFRKTGGADFPATGLEKAIKEAFKDENTGRSLTLKNTLKPVLIPCYDLASMAPFLFSRADALESDSFDFNLWEVCMATAAEPGFFGPVCMKSVDGSTSCFGVDGGLAMNNPTAAAITHVLHNKQEFPFVEGVEDILVLSLGAGGQVLGGSFDYEEIKKWRSKDWARPSARISADGSSELVDQAVALAFGQSRSSNYVRIQFGGFGEIRQAGGWTKVDILGECNLFQCPCYGEERALE; translated from the exons ATGGCGTGTATTGGTGTCGATAATGTTAAAAGTTATTCCTTTGGATTGCAAGAACCCAGTATTGAAGCGGATAAATTGAGCTACGAGATTTTCTCGATACTGGAATCCAATTTTTTGTTTGGCTGTGATGATCATAACATATTGGTTCCGAAGCAGCTGACACAGCAGCTCGGAAACGATGTCGTGCTTAAAGGAGAAGATGGCTTTCAGGCAATGAAAGACCAGAGGTGGAAGACATGCATCCTCAGCATAGATGGCGGTGGGATGCAGAACATTCTATCGGGTAAAGCGCTGTCGTTTTTGGAGGCTGCCTTGAAAAGTAAGTCTGGCAATCCAAACGCCAGAATAGCTGATTATTTCGACGTTGCCGCCGGGGCCGGAGTAGGTGGTATTTTCACGGCGATGCTTTTCGCCACCAACGATCAGAACCACCCGATCTTCCACGCCGATGACACGTGGAAGTTTCTGGAATCGGAGAGTGAAAAAACCTGCCACGCCGCAAAAACACGCAATAACAAGGGCAATATACTCAAGCGATTTTTCAGGAAAACCGGCGGCGCTGATTTTCCCGCCACGGGTTTAGAGAAGGCGATAAAGGAAGCTTTCAAGGATGAGAATACCGGGCGCAGCTTAACGTTGAAAAATACTTTGAAACCGGTTTTGATACCTTGCTACGACCTTGCCAGTATGGCGCCGTTTCTATTCTCCCGAGCAGATGCTCTCGAATCAGACAGCTTCGATTTCAACCTCTGGGAGGTATGTATGGCCACAGCAGCAGAACCCGGGTTTTTCGGCCCGGTTTGCATGAAGTCGGTTGATGGGTCGACAAGTTGCTTTGGGGTGGACGGAGGGTTGGCGATGAACAACCCAACGGCGGCGGCTATTACCCACGTGCTGCATAACAAACAGGAGTTCCCTTTTGTGGAAGGGGTTGAGGATATTTTGGTACTTTCACTCGGAGCGGGCGGCCAGGTTCTCGGTGGCAGCTTTGACTATGAGGAGATTAAGAAATGGAGGTCTAAAGATTGGGCTCGGCCGTCGGCTAGGATTTCGGCCGATGGCTCCTCTGAGTTGGTTGACCAAGCCGTAGCTTTAGCTTTCGGTCAGAGCCGTAGCAGCAATTACGTCCGCATTCAG TTTGGAGGTTTTGGTGAGATTAGACAGGCTGGGGGATGGACTAAGGTAGACATTTTGGGAGAATGCAATTTATTTCAGTGTCCTTGTTATGGAGAGGAACGTGCACTTGAGTGA
- the LOC140989198 gene encoding patatin-like protein 6 isoform X2, which produces MACIGVDNVKSYSFGLQEPSIEADKLSYEIFSILESNFLFGCDDHNILVPKQLTQQLGNDVVLKGEDGFQAMKDQRWKTCILSIDGGGMQNILSGKALSFLEAALKSKSGNPNARIADYFDVAAGAGVGGIFTAMLFATNDQNHPIFHADDTWKFLESESEKTCHAAKTRNNKGNILKRFFRKTGGADFPATGLEKAIKEAFKDENTGRSLTLKNTLKPVLIPCYDLASMAPFLFSRADALESDSFDFNLWEVCMATAAEPGFFGPVCMKSVDGSTSCFGVDGGLAMNNPTAAAITHVLHNKQEFPFVEGVEDILVLSLGAGGQVLGGSFDYEEIKKWRSKDWARPSARISADGSSELVDQAVALAFGQSRSSNYVRIQANGTNLSQHGSTIESYLTPSKVRMLIGAADDMLKQKNVESVLFNGKRIGERSNFEKLEWFAEQLVLEHQRRSCGIDPTVAFKQATSKTS; this is translated from the exons ATGGCGTGTATTGGTGTCGATAATGTTAAAAGTTATTCCTTTGGATTGCAAGAACCCAGTATTGAAGCGGATAAATTGAGCTACGAGATTTTCTCGATACTGGAATCCAATTTTTTGTTTGGCTGTGATGATCATAACATATTGGTTCCGAAGCAGCTGACACAGCAGCTCGGAAACGATGTCGTGCTTAAAGGAGAAGATGGCTTTCAGGCAATGAAAGACCAGAGGTGGAAGACATGCATCCTCAGCATAGATGGCGGTGGGATGCAGAACATTCTATCGGGTAAAGCGCTGTCGTTTTTGGAGGCTGCCTTGAAAAGTAAGTCTGGCAATCCAAACGCCAGAATAGCTGATTATTTCGACGTTGCCGCCGGGGCCGGAGTAGGTGGTATTTTCACGGCGATGCTTTTCGCCACCAACGATCAGAACCACCCGATCTTCCACGCCGATGACACGTGGAAGTTTCTGGAATCGGAGAGTGAAAAAACCTGCCACGCCGCAAAAACACGCAATAACAAGGGCAATATACTCAAGCGATTTTTCAGGAAAACCGGCGGCGCTGATTTTCCCGCCACGGGTTTAGAGAAGGCGATAAAGGAAGCTTTCAAGGATGAGAATACCGGGCGCAGCTTAACGTTGAAAAATACTTTGAAACCGGTTTTGATACCTTGCTACGACCTTGCCAGTATGGCGCCGTTTCTATTCTCCCGAGCAGATGCTCTCGAATCAGACAGCTTCGATTTCAACCTCTGGGAGGTATGTATGGCCACAGCAGCAGAACCCGGGTTTTTCGGCCCGGTTTGCATGAAGTCGGTTGATGGGTCGACAAGTTGCTTTGGGGTGGACGGAGGGTTGGCGATGAACAACCCAACGGCGGCGGCTATTACCCACGTGCTGCATAACAAACAGGAGTTCCCTTTTGTGGAAGGGGTTGAGGATATTTTGGTACTTTCACTCGGAGCGGGCGGCCAGGTTCTCGGTGGCAGCTTTGACTATGAGGAGATTAAGAAATGGAGGTCTAAAGATTGGGCTCGGCCGTCGGCTAGGATTTCGGCCGATGGCTCCTCTGAGTTGGTTGACCAAGCCGTAGCTTTAGCTTTCGGTCAGAGCCGTAGCAGCAATTACGTCCGCATTCAG GCTAATGGAACGAATTTGAGTCAACATGGGTCGACGATCGAGTCATACCTTACTCCTAGCAAAGTGAGAATGCTGATCGGAGCGGCCGATGATATGCTGAAGCAAAAAAACGTCGAATCAGTCCTCTTCAATGGTAAGAGGATAGGAGAGAGGAGCAATTTCGAGAAACTCGAATGGTTTGCTGAACAGCTAGTGCTGGAACATCAGAGGAGAAGTTGTGGAATAGATCCCACTGTTGCATTCAAGCAAGCTACCTCAAAAACTTCTTGA
- the LOC140989198 gene encoding patatin-like protein 6 isoform X1, whose product MACIGVDNVKSYSFGLQEPSIEADKLSYEIFSILESNFLFGCDDHNILVPKQLTQQLGNDVVLKGEDGFQAMKDQRWKTCILSIDGGGMQNILSGKALSFLEAALKSKSGNPNARIADYFDVAAGAGVGGIFTAMLFATNDQNHPIFHADDTWKFLESESEKTCHAAKTRNNKGNILKRFFRKTGGADFPATGLEKAIKEAFKDENTGRSLTLKNTLKPVLIPCYDLASMAPFLFSRADALESDSFDFNLWEVCMATAAEPGFFGPVCMKSVDGSTSCFGVDGGLAMNNPTAAAITHVLHNKQEFPFVEGVEDILVLSLGAGGQVLGGSFDYEEIKKWRSKDWARPSARISADGSSELVDQAVALAFGQSRSSNYVRIQSQANGTNLSQHGSTIESYLTPSKVRMLIGAADDMLKQKNVESVLFNGKRIGERSNFEKLEWFAEQLVLEHQRRSCGIDPTVAFKQATSKTS is encoded by the exons ATGGCGTGTATTGGTGTCGATAATGTTAAAAGTTATTCCTTTGGATTGCAAGAACCCAGTATTGAAGCGGATAAATTGAGCTACGAGATTTTCTCGATACTGGAATCCAATTTTTTGTTTGGCTGTGATGATCATAACATATTGGTTCCGAAGCAGCTGACACAGCAGCTCGGAAACGATGTCGTGCTTAAAGGAGAAGATGGCTTTCAGGCAATGAAAGACCAGAGGTGGAAGACATGCATCCTCAGCATAGATGGCGGTGGGATGCAGAACATTCTATCGGGTAAAGCGCTGTCGTTTTTGGAGGCTGCCTTGAAAAGTAAGTCTGGCAATCCAAACGCCAGAATAGCTGATTATTTCGACGTTGCCGCCGGGGCCGGAGTAGGTGGTATTTTCACGGCGATGCTTTTCGCCACCAACGATCAGAACCACCCGATCTTCCACGCCGATGACACGTGGAAGTTTCTGGAATCGGAGAGTGAAAAAACCTGCCACGCCGCAAAAACACGCAATAACAAGGGCAATATACTCAAGCGATTTTTCAGGAAAACCGGCGGCGCTGATTTTCCCGCCACGGGTTTAGAGAAGGCGATAAAGGAAGCTTTCAAGGATGAGAATACCGGGCGCAGCTTAACGTTGAAAAATACTTTGAAACCGGTTTTGATACCTTGCTACGACCTTGCCAGTATGGCGCCGTTTCTATTCTCCCGAGCAGATGCTCTCGAATCAGACAGCTTCGATTTCAACCTCTGGGAGGTATGTATGGCCACAGCAGCAGAACCCGGGTTTTTCGGCCCGGTTTGCATGAAGTCGGTTGATGGGTCGACAAGTTGCTTTGGGGTGGACGGAGGGTTGGCGATGAACAACCCAACGGCGGCGGCTATTACCCACGTGCTGCATAACAAACAGGAGTTCCCTTTTGTGGAAGGGGTTGAGGATATTTTGGTACTTTCACTCGGAGCGGGCGGCCAGGTTCTCGGTGGCAGCTTTGACTATGAGGAGATTAAGAAATGGAGGTCTAAAGATTGGGCTCGGCCGTCGGCTAGGATTTCGGCCGATGGCTCCTCTGAGTTGGTTGACCAAGCCGTAGCTTTAGCTTTCGGTCAGAGCCGTAGCAGCAATTACGTCCGCATTCA GTCGCAGGCTAATGGAACGAATTTGAGTCAACATGGGTCGACGATCGAGTCATACCTTACTCCTAGCAAAGTGAGAATGCTGATCGGAGCGGCCGATGATATGCTGAAGCAAAAAAACGTCGAATCAGTCCTCTTCAATGGTAAGAGGATAGGAGAGAGGAGCAATTTCGAGAAACTCGAATGGTTTGCTGAACAGCTAGTGCTGGAACATCAGAGGAGAAGTTGTGGAATAGATCCCACTGTTGCATTCAAGCAAGCTACCTCAAAAACTTCTTGA
- the LOC140989484 gene encoding tetraspanin-6-like: protein MYGFSNAVIGFLNLFTLLASIPIIGAGLWMARSSTTCENFLQTPLLVVGFIVLIISLAGFIGACFHVAWALWVYLAIMLLIIATLMGLTIFGFVVTSPGGGIEVPGRIYQEYHLDKYSGWLRKRIEDPRYWMTVTSCILGSKTCGQVVSWTPYDYLTKDMSPVQSGCCKPPTSCDYTATTTAQDADCYRWNNAPNVLCYECDSCKAGVLENVRRDWHKLAVLNIVMLVFLIGIYSIGCCAFQNAKRAETDYPYGHNRMSKVQPRWDFHWWRWLDDRRNQLY, encoded by the exons ATGTACGGATTCAGCAACGCAGTGATAGGATTTCTCAACCTCTTCACCCTTTTAGCTTCGATACCGATAATCGGGGCCGGGTTATGGATGGCGAGAAGCAGCACGACCTGTGAAAACTTTCTCCAAACACCCCTTCTAGTGGTAGGCTTCATAGTCCTGATAATATCATTGGCAGGATTCATAGGTGCATGCTTCCATGTTGCGTGGGCACTTTGGGTTTATTTGGCTATCATGCTGCTGATCATAGCAACTTTGATGGGATTAACGATCTTCGGATTCGTCGTCACGAGCCCGGGAGGCGGTATTGAAGTGCCTGGGAGGATATATCAGGAGTATCATCTGGACAAGTATTCGGGATGGTTAAGGAAAAGGATTGAGGATCCGAGGTATTGGATGACTGTTACGAGCTGTATTTTGGGGTCCAAAACTTGCGGTCAGGTTGTTTCGTGGACTCCTTATGATTATTTGACTAAAGATATGTCTCCAGTTCAG TCTGGCTGTTGCAAGCCACCAACATCATGCGACTATACAGCCACAACGACAGCCCAGGACGCAGACTGCTACAGATGGAACAACGCCCCGAACGTGCTGTGCTACGAGTGTGACTCGTGCAAGGCCGGCGTGCTCGAAAACGTGCGTAGGGATTGGCACAAACTCGCGGTGTTGAACATCGTGATGCTTGTTTTCCTAATCGGGATCTACTCCATAGGATGTTGCGCCTTTCAGAACGCTAAGAGGGCGGAGACCGACTACCCTTACGGCCATAATCGCATGTCCAAAGTGCAACCTAGATGGGATTTCCATTG GTGGAGATGGTTGGATGACAGAAGGAACCAACTTTATTAG